The Saprospiraceae bacterium genome includes a window with the following:
- a CDS encoding DEAD/DEAH box helicase, with protein MTQFHNKRFFSSENVYAIFEKINEHQEFICHHFDLQLPEIDGKLIQFNRWEVLPDVRLVHDWFDLKGVIRFGDDEFPFFVLFKNIRNDDRFFRLKNGHFAIIPEEIMTKYSQIAKFAVEVTGKWKLSKSHYMLLDDAGMKAFSSKVMHTEDDDFVVSPEMKATLRPYQVDGVKWLVRHRKNGLGACLADDMGLGKTLQTIAALLDAKDNKISDDADSGQVIQLDLFGELHSTGRKSLGALIVLPASLVFNWYKELRTFAPSLQVVQYIGANRKKINKTLLTFDIVLTTYQTLVSDIEIFKSMQFHYIVLDEAQQIRNKNSLTFQAVHQLSGDHRISLSGTPIENSLSDLWSQMEFINPSVLGSFSFFNKHFLIPIEKKKDKAALSELKKLVEPYILRRTKEQVAKDLPELIEVVHYTEMSEIQAKLYEREKSAARNYLSGLDKESGQYRFHVLTSLMKLRQLANHPLLTDQQFDGDSGKYDDVRDQIQTVVRAGHKVLVFSSFVGHLNLYADWMEKEKISFVKITGSTASEDRKKAVETFQQNHEIHVFLLSVKAGGTGLNLTAADYVFILDPWWNPFAEKQAIARAHRIGRSQNVMVKRFISKNSIEEKILELQSYKKAISDDVLEINDFPEMTADELLDLM; from the coding sequence TTGACACAATTTCACAATAAGAGATTTTTTAGTTCTGAAAATGTGTACGCTATATTTGAAAAGATCAATGAGCATCAAGAATTTATTTGCCATCATTTTGACCTTCAACTGCCGGAAATAGATGGCAAACTGATACAATTCAACAGATGGGAAGTCCTTCCGGATGTCAGATTGGTACACGATTGGTTTGATCTTAAAGGAGTGATTCGTTTTGGAGACGATGAATTTCCGTTTTTCGTTTTATTTAAGAATATCAGGAACGACGACAGGTTTTTTAGGCTCAAAAATGGTCATTTTGCTATTATACCTGAAGAAATAATGACCAAATATAGCCAAATAGCAAAATTTGCTGTAGAAGTCACCGGAAAATGGAAACTGTCGAAGTCTCACTATATGCTACTTGATGATGCTGGTATGAAAGCATTTAGTTCCAAAGTTATGCATACTGAAGATGATGACTTTGTGGTATCTCCGGAAATGAAAGCTACTCTGAGACCATATCAGGTCGATGGTGTGAAATGGCTTGTTCGCCACAGGAAAAACGGTTTGGGTGCATGTCTCGCCGATGATATGGGCTTGGGAAAAACACTTCAAACCATAGCGGCACTTTTGGATGCCAAAGACAATAAAATAAGTGATGATGCAGACTCAGGTCAGGTCATCCAATTAGACTTGTTTGGTGAGCTGCATTCTACAGGAAGGAAATCACTTGGGGCACTGATCGTATTACCTGCATCCCTGGTCTTCAATTGGTATAAAGAACTCAGAACTTTTGCACCCTCTCTGCAAGTAGTCCAATATATCGGCGCAAATAGGAAAAAAATCAATAAGACGTTACTGACTTTTGATATAGTTTTGACTACTTACCAGACATTGGTTTCTGATATAGAGATATTCAAATCAATGCAATTTCACTATATTGTCCTCGATGAAGCACAACAAATCAGAAACAAAAATTCACTTACATTTCAGGCTGTTCATCAGTTGTCAGGCGATCACAGAATTTCTCTTAGTGGAACACCCATTGAAAATTCATTGTCTGATTTATGGTCGCAAATGGAATTTATAAATCCTTCGGTGCTTGGAAGTTTTTCATTTTTTAACAAACACTTTTTGATTCCGATTGAAAAAAAGAAAGATAAAGCGGCCTTAAGTGAGCTTAAAAAACTTGTTGAGCCATATATTTTGCGAAGGACAAAAGAGCAGGTGGCTAAAGATCTTCCCGAGCTTATCGAAGTGGTACATTACACTGAAATGTCTGAAATTCAGGCTAAACTGTATGAAAGAGAAAAGTCAGCAGCAAGAAATTATTTATCAGGATTGGATAAAGAAAGCGGGCAATATAGATTTCATGTTTTGACGAGCCTTATGAAGTTGCGCCAACTGGCCAACCACCCATTGCTCACTGATCAGCAATTTGATGGTGACTCGGGTAAGTACGATGACGTAAGAGATCAGATACAAACAGTGGTACGCGCGGGACACAAAGTACTGGTATTTTCATCATTTGTCGGTCATCTCAACCTTTATGCTGACTGGATGGAAAAGGAAAAAATAAGTTTTGTAAAGATTACCGGCTCCACAGCATCAGAAGACAGGAAAAAGGCTGTGGAAACTTTTCAGCAAAATCATGAAATTCATGTTTTTTTGCTTTCAGTCAAAGCAGGTGGAACCGGACTGAATCTGACAGCAGCTGATTATGTTTTTATCCTCGACCCATGGTGGAATCCATTTGCAGAAAAACAAGCAATTGCCAGAGCACATAGAATAGGGCGTAGCCAAAACGTCATGGTGAAGAGATTTATATCCAAAAACAGTATTGAAGAAAAAATTCTGGAGCTCCAGTCCTATAAAAAAGCCATTTCCGACGATGTTTTGGAAATCAATGATTTTCCCGAAATGACAGCAGATGAGTTACTGGATTTGATGTAG
- a CDS encoding O-succinylhomoserine sulfhydrylase: protein MHFETKAIRIQTERSQHHEHSTPIYATSSFVFDDADHMRALFANEAEGNIYSRFTNPTVREFEAKMAILEEGEDAIATATGMAAIFATFASLLSYGDHILISKAVFGSTYRVAEDYLNKWGIQHTYIDHLNMDSWDSEVLKNTKILYIETPSNPGLDIIDIRRASDFCKVHNILFVVDNCFATPYLQQPLTLGADVVIHSATKYIDGQGRVLGGVIVSRKKIIEQIYPFMKNAGPSLSPFNAWVLSKSLETLAIRMDRHSSNAMHIAQWLESRPEVLKVKYPFLLSNSGFDVARSQMKAGGGLISFELRGGMDAGKKMIDSRKMMSLSANLGDVRTIITHPASSTHSKLTPEDRASAGISDGLVRLSVGLEHVDDIIRDIVLND from the coding sequence ATGCATTTCGAAACAAAAGCCATAAGAATTCAGACAGAACGAAGCCAGCATCATGAGCATAGTACACCGATTTATGCTACATCCAGTTTTGTATTTGATGATGCTGATCATATGAGGGCGTTGTTTGCCAATGAAGCCGAAGGAAATATCTATTCCAGATTTACAAATCCCACTGTCAGAGAGTTTGAAGCCAAGATGGCCATACTTGAAGAAGGCGAAGACGCCATAGCTACAGCAACTGGTATGGCAGCGATATTTGCTACATTTGCGTCTCTGTTGTCCTATGGCGACCACATCTTAATTTCTAAAGCTGTTTTTGGATCTACTTACCGAGTGGCAGAAGACTATCTCAATAAATGGGGCATTCAGCATACATACATCGACCATCTGAACATGGATTCGTGGGATTCAGAAGTACTCAAAAATACCAAAATACTATACATCGAGACACCTTCCAACCCTGGCTTGGACATTATAGATATCCGTAGGGCATCCGATTTTTGTAAAGTTCATAATATTTTATTTGTTGTTGACAATTGTTTTGCCACACCATATCTGCAACAACCGCTGACATTGGGTGCCGATGTCGTTATTCATTCAGCAACAAAATACATTGATGGTCAGGGTAGGGTACTCGGCGGTGTGATAGTTTCAAGAAAAAAGATAATAGAACAGATATATCCGTTTATGAAAAATGCAGGTCCGTCCCTTTCTCCCTTCAACGCTTGGGTGTTGTCAAAAAGTCTGGAAACTCTTGCTATCAGAATGGATCGACATAGTTCTAATGCCATGCATATCGCTCAATGGCTGGAATCCAGACCTGAAGTGCTTAAAGTGAAATATCCTTTTCTTCTGTCCAATTCTGGATTCGATGTGGCACGAAGTCAGATGAAAGCAGGAGGCGGCTTGATCAGCTTCGAACTAAGAGGTGGCATGGATGCTGGCAAAAAAATGATTGATTCCAGAAAAATGATGTCTTTGAGTGCCAACCTCGGTGATGTCAGGACCATAATCACTCATCCTGCTTCGTCAACACACTCTAAATTGACTCCTGAAGATCGGGCATCAGCTGGTATTTCTGATGGATTGGTAAGACTCTCCGTTGGTTTGGAACATGTGGATGATATCATTCGGGATATTGTTTTGAACGATTAG
- a CDS encoding helix-turn-helix domain-containing protein produces MHSGLDFANKILEKSIMSLYHILSSLGSFLAITLGINLILLKSKVSQQNIFLGLKLLAYALWLLPGLFDALNILNDLPHIIRLNFFAGFLIGPLSYFYVKLSTNKEPLNLKECYVHFIPFVISIFYFLPFLFKSGEEKIIAYQNLITNGIVSELPSTFIIKILLISYYMFLSFKIIQNYIRQNYMLNGSNLNTNLQFYYWLHFYNFSTIIPLLFVSIFSFAGIAYFTVIVPLISLVSIIFIIYITYILRPNFFHIEIGKLIESNVPNKQQVKYQNSYIQDDQKDTYLNKILSYMKTHKPYVNSELTLKDLSSGLGLPSHIISQIINEKLNLNFNDFINQYRINDIKEKLADPNKKHYTILALAYETGFNSKTAFYDSFKKFVGMSPSEYKNQIMLDCKEK; encoded by the coding sequence TTGCATTCAGGTTTAGATTTTGCTAATAAAATCTTAGAGAAAAGTATTATGTCATTATACCACATATTAAGCAGTCTTGGTAGTTTTTTAGCCATCACTTTGGGGATTAATTTGATTTTATTAAAATCAAAAGTTAGTCAACAGAATATTTTTTTGGGTTTGAAATTATTGGCGTATGCCCTCTGGTTGCTTCCAGGTTTGTTTGACGCATTAAATATCCTAAATGATTTACCCCATATTATAAGGCTTAATTTTTTTGCAGGATTCTTAATAGGACCACTATCTTATTTCTATGTAAAATTATCTACTAACAAAGAGCCTTTAAATTTAAAAGAATGTTATGTGCATTTTATTCCTTTTGTAATTTCAATCTTTTACTTTTTGCCTTTTCTTTTTAAATCTGGTGAAGAAAAAATTATAGCTTATCAAAATTTGATTACAAACGGTATTGTATCTGAATTGCCTTCTACCTTCATAATAAAAATTCTGTTAATTTCATATTATATGTTTTTATCATTTAAGATTATTCAAAATTACATTCGTCAAAATTATATGTTGAATGGTAGTAATCTTAATACAAATTTACAATTTTACTATTGGTTACACTTTTACAATTTTTCGACCATTATACCTCTATTGTTCGTAAGTATATTTTCGTTTGCAGGAATAGCATATTTTACTGTTATAGTCCCTTTGATTAGTTTAGTTTCGATAATCTTTATTATATATATAACTTATATATTGAGACCAAATTTTTTCCATATTGAAATAGGTAAATTAATAGAATCTAATGTTCCAAATAAACAACAAGTAAAATATCAAAATTCCTACATTCAAGATGATCAAAAAGACACATATCTAAATAAGATATTATCGTATATGAAAACCCATAAACCTTATGTTAATTCTGAGTTGACTTTAAAAGACTTGTCTTCGGGGCTTGGTTTACCATCTCACATTATTTCTCAAATTATTAATGAAAAGCTAAATTTAAATTTTAATGATTTCATAAATCAATATAGGATTAATGATATTAAGGAAAAATTAGCTGACCCCAATAAAAAACATTATACTATCCTTGCATTGGCTTATGAAACTGGGTTTAACTCTAAGACTGCTTTTTATGATTCCTTTAAGAAGTTTGTAGGTATGAGTCCAAGTGAGTATAAGAATCAAATAATGCTGGATTGCAAAGAGAAATAA
- a CDS encoding OsmC family protein, translating into MKIVLESTHGDLNFKGTNERGQSIQLSGNKEAVSPMESVLMAAAACSSIDVEMILKKMRHEVESIVVTVDGTRADAVPAVFTKMHLHYIITGKIKEDKASKAVEMSMEQYCSVSLMLAKSVEISHSVEVIVPGLHEQS; encoded by the coding sequence ATGAAGATAGTTCTTGAGTCTACACATGGTGACCTGAACTTTAAAGGTACAAATGAAAGGGGGCAAAGCATTCAGCTTTCCGGCAATAAGGAAGCAGTAAGTCCAATGGAATCAGTATTGATGGCTGCTGCAGCATGCAGCTCGATTGATGTAGAGATGATTCTTAAGAAAATGCGTCATGAAGTAGAATCCATTGTAGTAACCGTGGATGGGACCAGAGCTGATGCTGTGCCTGCGGTTTTTACAAAGATGCATCTGCACTATATTATCACCGGCAAGATCAAAGAAGACAAAGCATCAAAAGCTGTGGAAATGTCCATGGAGCAATATTGTTCTGTTTCTCTGATGTTGGCAAAATCTGTCGAGATAAGTCACTCAGTGGAAGTAATCGTTCCCGGTCTTCATGAACAATCTTAA
- a CDS encoding T9SS type A sorting domain-containing protein, which yields MILNYDALFDIYPKLVRRYLGMACLFLLGFLQPYLSFAQLTCPVNATASSPCLTQAQLTAQYNAWLATASGSGGCGGVLTNNSPGAPSICSATAISQTVEFTYTSTCEPFTTTCQSTFTVPAYPDFNGPPNSGATRVCLAQTEQPIPPVISDACGKPITPTGPVVVDAPNPLTCEGTRTYTYTYTDCAGHSKDWSFVWTLNVPTLSVDLPGTFTVPCPSFTPPTYPNTITDACGRPVTATGPTVTSSPDPITCEGTKTFTWNLTDCAGNTNTWSWIVTIERNDFTLPANGGSTVACPAAANVVPTPPSKMSECGEPIIPTGPVVSATPACEGTKTYTWTYTDCEGNSHDWVYTYTIERNDFTVPANGSATVSCPADITTPTPPTVTSNCGETLTPTGPVVVNTPDPLTCAGTRVYTYTYTDCEGNTRTWSFTYMVSPTLPVTITCPTNTTTTACQTPVQLNTAYSNWLNTASFSGGCNGSLTSTQGVPLVCGSSTTLTFTHINACGNQSCQATFTVPAPPPVVLNCPSSQNEAFGQTQAAINAKFATWLATATGSGGCNGVLTNNNTGAPPASGGTTTVTFTYTSSCTPLTTTCQATFTVSSVPPVVLTCPTNTTTTACQTQAAVNAAFASWLATASASGGCNGVLMNNNTGAPSACGGSTTVTFTYTSTCVPTTTTCQATFIVASAPPVVLSCPTNTTSAACRTQAAVNTAFATWLASASASGGCNGVLTNNNTGAPSACGGSTTVTFTYTSTCVPTTTTCQATFIVASAPPVVLTCPYNTTYAACQTQAAVNTAFATWLASASASGGCNGVLTNNNTGAPSAAGGSTTVTFTYTSTCVPFTTTCQATFAVASPTLVCGWSAEPNGVGCNNGNSVSYNNSTQTFSVNSNNCQINFPYTSDAHAFAQTTLCGDGSITTLVNQASMSSNALAGLIMRETTMAGAKKAQLTINKAGMSSSSFRDVNNASATFLANAHINHFWLRITRTGNVFSTFVSLDGTTWKPVGTKTIPMASCINMGLIVHTSNVQMMIPPSTQGTASFSNTSTTGSGSAPVRPNNIGTNFDQLAIADFKISPNPTYGLTDIDLSAYSKTQVQLDIMSLQGTLLRTTVIEAGAEREQMDLSGFSSGMYLIRARAEGLPDVTKRLVVGTTP from the coding sequence ATGATACTTAATTACGATGCACTATTTGATATCTATCCAAAACTAGTTAGGCGATACTTGGGCATGGCCTGCTTGTTCCTACTGGGCTTTTTGCAGCCCTACCTTTCCTTTGCCCAACTTACCTGCCCGGTCAATGCCACGGCATCCAGTCCCTGCTTAACACAGGCCCAATTGACTGCGCAATACAACGCATGGCTGGCAACGGCCTCCGGCTCAGGCGGCTGCGGCGGCGTGCTGACCAACAACAGCCCCGGCGCACCTTCTATTTGCTCCGCAACGGCTATCAGCCAAACGGTCGAGTTCACCTACACGAGCACTTGTGAGCCGTTTACCACCACTTGCCAGAGTACCTTCACGGTGCCTGCGTACCCTGATTTCAACGGACCACCCAATTCAGGCGCTACAAGGGTTTGCCTTGCGCAAACAGAGCAACCGATTCCGCCAGTGATAAGTGATGCCTGTGGAAAACCTATCACTCCGACTGGGCCTGTTGTGGTTGACGCCCCGAACCCACTGACCTGCGAGGGCACCAGAACCTATACTTATACCTACACTGATTGCGCTGGTCACAGCAAGGATTGGTCGTTTGTCTGGACACTTAATGTACCAACACTCTCCGTAGATTTACCTGGCACTTTTACAGTACCATGCCCATCGTTTACGCCACCAACATATCCGAATACGATTACGGATGCCTGTGGCAGGCCAGTGACCGCTACCGGTCCTACTGTTACCAGTAGTCCCGACCCAATCACCTGCGAGGGCACCAAGACTTTTACTTGGAATTTGACGGACTGCGCTGGCAATACGAATACTTGGAGTTGGATAGTCACTATCGAGCGCAACGACTTCACCCTTCCAGCAAACGGCGGTTCAACGGTCGCTTGCCCAGCTGCAGCCAATGTGGTGCCAACGCCGCCCTCTAAAATGAGCGAATGTGGTGAACCCATCATACCAACTGGCCCTGTCGTCAGTGCCACGCCCGCTTGCGAAGGCACGAAGACCTATACCTGGACTTATACCGATTGCGAGGGCAATAGCCACGATTGGGTATATACTTACACGATTGAAAGAAATGATTTTACCGTTCCGGCAAATGGCTCGGCAACAGTGTCCTGCCCAGCTGACATCACCACGCCCACGCCGCCCACGGTGACGAGCAATTGCGGTGAAACACTGACGCCTACTGGCCCGGTTGTCGTAAACACCCCTGACCCCTTAACATGTGCAGGGACACGGGTGTACACCTATACCTACACCGACTGCGAGGGCAACACACGTACATGGTCGTTCACCTACATGGTGTCCCCAACGCTGCCCGTGACCATCACCTGCCCAACCAACACGACCACTACGGCTTGCCAGACACCGGTTCAACTGAATACGGCCTATTCCAACTGGCTCAATACCGCCAGCTTCAGCGGCGGCTGTAATGGTTCATTGACCAGTACCCAAGGAGTACCTTTGGTTTGTGGAAGTAGCACAACACTTACTTTTACCCATATCAACGCCTGCGGCAACCAGTCTTGTCAGGCAACATTTACGGTGCCAGCCCCACCTCCTGTGGTGCTGAACTGCCCCTCCAGCCAAAACGAGGCCTTTGGACAAACACAGGCTGCCATCAATGCCAAGTTCGCCACATGGTTGGCAACAGCAACTGGCAGCGGCGGCTGCAACGGCGTCTTGACCAACAACAACACTGGCGCACCTCCAGCCTCGGGAGGCACAACCACTGTGACCTTTACCTATACCAGCAGCTGTACCCCACTGACGACCACTTGTCAGGCAACTTTTACAGTTTCTTCGGTGCCACCAGTGGTGCTTACCTGCCCGACCAATACTACGACCACAGCCTGCCAGACACAAGCGGCGGTGAACGCTGCTTTTGCTTCTTGGTTGGCCACGGCTTCAGCCAGCGGCGGTTGCAACGGTGTTTTGATGAACAACAACACGGGCGCACCTTCTGCATGTGGAGGCTCTACCACTGTCACATTTACTTATACTAGTACTTGTGTTCCTACTACAACGACATGTCAGGCTACATTCATAGTTGCAAGTGCACCACCTGTAGTACTTTCTTGTCCGACCAATACAACCTCTGCTGCCTGTCGGACACAAGCGGCAGTGAACACAGCCTTCGCCACCTGGTTAGCATCGGCATCAGCAAGTGGTGGATGTAATGGCGTTTTGACGAACAACAACACGGGCGCACCTTCTGCATGTGGAGGCTCTACCACTGTCACATTTACTTATACTAGTACTTGTGTTCCTACTACAACGACATGTCAGGCTACATTCATAGTTGCAAGTGCACCACCTGTGGTACTTACTTGTCCGTACAATACAACCTATGCTGCCTGTCAGACTCAAGCGGCAGTGAACACAGCCTTCGCCACCTGGTTAGCATCGGCATCAGCAAGTGGTGGATGTAATGGCGTTTTGACCAATAATAATACTGGTGCTCCTTCTGCTGCTGGTGGCTCGACAACGGTGACATTCACATATACAAGTACTTGTGTTCCATTTACGACAACATGTCAAGCAACTTTTGCAGTGGCATCTCCGACGCTTGTCTGCGGATGGAGCGCAGAGCCCAATGGAGTCGGATGCAATAATGGTAACAGTGTATCATACAATAATTCTACTCAAACTTTTTCAGTAAACAGTAACAACTGTCAGATCAACTTCCCATATACTAGTGATGCGCACGCATTTGCACAGACGACACTCTGCGGCGACGGTAGTATCACCACACTGGTCAATCAGGCATCGATGTCATCCAATGCACTGGCAGGTCTCATCATGCGCGAAACCACTATGGCAGGAGCTAAAAAGGCTCAGTTGACCATCAATAAAGCAGGCATGTCATCCAGCAGTTTCAGAGATGTAAACAATGCGAGCGCTACATTTCTAGCCAATGCGCATATCAATCACTTTTGGTTGCGTATCACTCGTACCGGAAATGTATTTAGTACTTTTGTATCTCTGGATGGCACCACATGGAAGCCGGTAGGTACCAAGACCATCCCTATGGCATCATGTATCAATATGGGTCTGATCGTCCATACATCCAATGTACAGATGATGATTCCGCCATCAACACAGGGGACAGCATCTTTTTCTAATACAAGTACTACCGGATCAGGTTCAGCACCAGTAAGACCTAATAATATTGGAACCAATTTTGATCAGCTTGCCATAGCTGACTTTAAGATATCTCCAAACCCGACATACGGGCTGACAGATATAGACCTGAGTGCATACAGCAAAACACAGGTGCAACTGGACATCATGAGCCTGCAGGGCACACTGCTCAGGACGACAGTCATCGAAGCAGGTGCAGAGAGAGAACAGATGGACTTATCAGGATTCAGCAGCGGTATGTACCTGATCAGAGCTAGAGCTGAGGGACTACCGGATGTGACCAAAAGACTGGTGGTAGGGACAACTCCATGA